Genomic segment of Deinococcus seoulensis:
TCTGCTGACGGGTCTCAAGATTCTCGGAACTCGATTTATCTGAATCTTAAATGCGCTGTACTTAATGGAACCTGGCTAGTGTTGGATAGGGTCTCCAGCTCACGCTCAAACGAGTGGTGGCCATAGGTCCGGCTTCAACCAGAGTTGCCCCCGTCAGCAGAGCCGTTGTGTTGAGAGCCGGAAGAGGGATCAGAAAGCCTCTACCAGAGGGCATCCGACACAACGAGTTGTGCATAAAGGGTGATGAGCAGGGGTTTTATGGATGATCCCAGTTGCCCCCAAGACTGGGAGCCCGCCACCTCCTCGTTTTCGCACTTCGAAAAGCTGCTCTCTCCCCCCCCGTCGGGTGGGTGCGTCACATTCGCCCCGTACCCTTTCCGTGAGTTGCCACACTGACCACCATGATTTTGAGAACCATGAGTCACCGCGTAGGCAGAGGGGGTCTGCTGTGTCTGACACTCCTGACCTCAGGCTTCGGTACCCTCCCTCTCAATCTGGTGGGCGCTGTAAGCACGCCCGCAGAACAGAGCATTCAGGTCCGCGGTCAGGCCCTGATCACTTCCACCCCTGCCGCCGCCCGACAGGCCGCCCTCAATGACGCCATTCGAACGGCAATCGAGCAAGTGCTCGGCGCGTACATCAGCTCCTCGAGCACCATGCGCAGTACCGACGAGTTCGAGCAACTTCAACAACGCCTGATCAAGCGGGCAGACGGATTCGGACGCATCACCCAGGTGATTTCGGAGAACCAGGACAACGGGACGTACACCGTCAACGTGCGGGTCACCGTGGCCCGGCCCAGCCTGGAACAGGAACTCAAAGCGTTCCTGACCCAGAAAGGCGACCCCCGGATCATTGTCCTGATTCCCGAATCCATCCTGCGCCGCCCGACCCCTGATCCAGCAGCTGAAACGGAGATTCAGCGGGCTCTGATCGCTGCGGGTTACCGGGTCGTCGACCTCAAGCAGAGCGAGCTCAACACCCTGCGGGACGTCCTGCGCAGTGGGGATCTCGATCCGCAGGCCCGCAGTGAACTGGCCACGCGGTTCAAGGCCGATCTGCTGGTCACGGGGGAAGCGTTCGCCGAGGAGTACGGCGCTGTCCTGAGTCAGCGCGCCTACACCGCCCG
This window contains:
- a CDS encoding flagellar assembly protein T N-terminal domain-containing protein, which gives rise to MGAVSTPAEQSIQVRGQALITSTPAAARQAALNDAIRTAIEQVLGAYISSSSTMRSTDEFEQLQQRLIKRADGFGRITQVISENQDNGTYTVNVRVTVARPSLEQELKAFLTQKGDPRIIVLIPESILRRPTPDPAAETEIQRALIAAGYRVVDLKQSELNTLRDVLRSGDLDPQARSELATRFKADLLVTGEAFAEEYGAVLSQRAYTARLELKIVDLATGQIIFSDAFTGTGAASTDSVAGKTALQNVAKLATPGLPGALLGWLSGNGKAAGRTFTVRITNVPSFKALNDTLATLRGSAGVNAALNRQFDTAGALAEVEYNGAPEELAQLLEDLGLQVTGLSAGELTVTYRQ